CAGCTGGTGGGCAGGCAGCGCCAAGACCCACAGGCCGACGATCAACAGCTCCAAGCTCAGGAGCTGCAGGATCCGGCTGGGACTCCCCTCCCGCATGGTCAGGCCTGGATGCTGACGGGCGTTCCTTTGGGTGTGTTCTCAAACAACCAGCGGGCATGGGGGCTGGGAATGCGGATGCAGCCATGGCTGCGGGGCACGCCAAAGGCTTCGTTGGCCTGCTCCTGCCAAGGAGCCCCATGCATGCAGATCATTCCGTTCTGGGTGATGCACATGGCCCAGGGCACATTCGGGGCGACATAGCCCCGGCCGCGCATGGTCACGCTCCGGTACTTGTCGTAGACCTGGCCCACTCCCATCGGTGTGGGTGTGGCGCCTTTGCCACTGCTCACCAGCACCGTGCGAACGAGCTCTTGTTGTTGGTTGTAGACGTAGAGCTTCTGGTCGGAGAGATCGACCACGATCGAGGCAATCAGTTCCACCATCGCGGGAGACCGCCGTCGGGCGGGGGACAGAACACCCTCCCTCTAGCGAGACTCGCCTGGTCTCGTTTTGAGACTAGCGGAAAGATTTTCGCTTCTGCCGGCCTGTAGGGTCGGAATACGGCAGTTGTTGCGATAACTCTTTGGCGTTGCCCGTCGTTGCCATTATTGGCCGCCCCAACGTGGGCAAATCCACGCTTGTGAACCGCCTTTGCCGCAGTCGCGAGGCCATCGTTCACGACGAACCGGGGGTCACCCGCGACCGCACCTATCAACAGGGCTATTGGCGCGACCGCCATTTCAAGGTGGTCGACACCGGCGGCCTGGTGTTCGACGACGACAGTGAATTTCTGCCGGAGATTCGCGAGCAGGCCAACTTGGCCCTCTCGGAAGCCTCCGTCGCGGTCGTCATCGCCGATGGTCAGCAGGGCTTAACCGCGGCCGACGAGTCCATCGCCGAGTGGCTTCGGGGACACAACGTTCCGGTGCTGCTCGCGGTCAACAAATGCGAGTCGCCCGAGGCGGGTCTTGCCATGGCGGCGGAGTTCTGGAGCCTGGGCCTTGGGGAGCCTTACCCGATTTCCGCGATCCACGGTGCGGGGACCGGCGATCTGCTCGACCGGATGGTGGACCACCTGCCCGCCGCCGAGGAGCTGGAGGGGGAAGAGCCGATCCAAATGGCCATCGTTGGCCGCCCCAACGTGGGTAAGTCCAGCCTGCTCAATGCGGTCTGCGGCGAGAAGCGGGCCATCGT
This DNA window, taken from Synechococcus sp. LTW-R, encodes the following:
- a CDS encoding L,D-transpeptidase — protein: MVELIASIVVDLSDQKLYVYNQQQELVRTVLVSSGKGATPTPMGVGQVYDKYRSVTMRGRGYVAPNVPWAMCITQNGMICMHGAPWQEQANEAFGVPRSHGCIRIPSPHARWLFENTPKGTPVSIQA